In Hermetia illucens chromosome 1, iHerIll2.2.curated.20191125, whole genome shotgun sequence, one genomic interval encodes:
- the LOC119660329 gene encoding uncharacterized protein LOC119660329, whose product MHHKMSIQMYLLLVIFDCCLVMSQKLVNINEPPSVLIISKDDNDTVVDEVHGNPGLLVQSSNNLNLEEDDADGASTDDLQVAEVHLFRPVFRYKFAYASKVKN is encoded by the exons ATGCATCATAAGATG TCAATTCAAATGTATCTTCTTCTGGTCATCTTCGATTGTTGTCTAGTCATGTCTCAAAAGTTAGTGAATATTAATGAACCTCCGAGTGTACTGATAATATCAAAAGACGATAATGATACTGTTGTTGATGAAGTTCACGGTAATCCTGGTTTACTTGTGCAAAGTTCAAACAATTTAAACTTGGAAGAAGATGATGCTGATGGTGCCAGCACCGATGATTTACAAGTAGCTGAAGTACACCTGTTTCGCCCTGTGTTCAGATATAAATTTGCTTATGCATCAAAAGTTAAAAACTAA